From Triticum aestivum cultivar Chinese Spring chromosome 4A, IWGSC CS RefSeq v2.1, whole genome shotgun sequence, a single genomic window includes:
- the LOC123086985 gene encoding cathepsin B-like protease 2, producing the protein MGRSLLPLALLVVLSAAAAAPQLVGAAGRDHSLGIIQKDIIQTVNNHPNAGWTAGYNPYLANYTIEQFKHMLGVKPTPPGLRARVRTKTHSRSEQLPKVFDARSKWSGCSTIGKILDQGHCGSCWAFGAVECLQDRFCIHHNMNITLSANDLVACCGFMCGDGCDGGYPISAWQYFVQNGVVTDECDPYFDQVGCKHPGCEPAYPTPVCEKKCKVQNQVWEEKKHFSINAYQVNSDPHDIMAEVYKNGPVEVAFTVYEDFAHYKSGVYKHITGGVMGGHAVKLIGWGTSDAGEDYWLLANQWNRGWGDDGYFKIIRGKNECGIEEDVTAGMPSTKNIAGSAFAI; encoded by the exons ATGGGGAGGAGCCTGCTCCCGCTGGCGCTGCtcgtcgtcctctccgccgccgcggccgcccccCAG CTCGTCGGAGCAGCAGGGCGAGACCATTCCCTAGGAATCATCCAG AAAGACATCATACAGACGGTCAACAACCACCCCAACGCCGGATGGACGGCTGGATACAACCCCTACCTCGCGAATTACACT ATTGAGCAATTTAAGCATATGCTGGGAGTGAAGCCAACGCCTCCAGGTTTACGGGCTCGTGTTCGCACCAAAACTCATTCAAGATCCGAGCAGCTCCCAAAGGTGTTCGATGCCAGGTCGAAATGGTCCGGCTGCAGCACAATTGGGAAAATACTTG ATCAA GGTCACTGTGGTTCCTGCTGGGCTTTTGGTGCCGTGGAGTGTCTGCAAGATCGTTTCTGCATCCATCACAACATG AACATTACGCTTTCTGCCAATGACCTAGTGGCTTGCTGTGGGTTTATGTGCGGCGATGGTTGTGATGGAGGATATCCTATCAGCGCATGGCAATACTTCGTCCAGAACGGTGTTGTTACTGACGAG TGCGATCCATACTTTGATCAGGTTGGCTGCAAGCATCCTGGATGTGAACCTGCTTATCCTACACCTGTGTGTGAAAAGAAATGCAAGGTGCAGAACCAAGTTTGGGAGGAAAAGAAACATTTCAGCATCAATGCATACCAAGTAAACTCTGATCCACATGACATCATGGCAGAGGTCTACAAGAATGGCCCTGTAGAAGTTGCTTTCACAGTTTATGAG GACTTCGCACACTACAAATCAGGAGTGTACAAGCACATCACCGGTGGAGTCATGGGAGGTCACGCCGTCAAGTTGATTGGTTGGGGAACCAGTGATGCTGGAGAGGATTACTGG CTTCTTGCAAATCAGTGGAACAGAGGCTGGGGCGAT GACGGGTACTTCAAGATCATAAGGGGCAAGAATGAATGTGGCATCGAAGAAGATGTTACTGCCGGTATGCCCTCGACAAAGAACATCGCCGGTAGCGCCTTTGCAATTTGA